A genomic stretch from Bradyrhizobium quebecense includes:
- the fabA gene encoding 3-hydroxyacyl-[acyl-carrier-protein] dehydratase FabA, whose translation MLDRRGGYEYEDLLACGRGELFGPGNAQLPLPPMLMFDRISEISQTGGEYGKGLVRAELEVKPDLWFFGCHFKNDPVMPGCLGLDAMWQMVGFYLGWIGGEGRGRALGLGELKFSGQVLPHARKVVYNIDIKRVMRSKLVLGIADGWLSMDDEIIYRAKDLKVGLFKQGTAPS comes from the coding sequence ATGCTGGATCGGCGCGGCGGTTACGAATACGAGGATTTGCTGGCTTGCGGGCGGGGCGAGCTCTTTGGTCCCGGCAACGCCCAGTTGCCGCTGCCACCGATGCTGATGTTCGATCGGATCAGTGAGATCTCGCAAACCGGCGGCGAGTACGGCAAGGGGCTGGTGCGCGCCGAACTCGAAGTGAAGCCGGATCTCTGGTTCTTCGGCTGCCATTTCAAGAACGATCCGGTGATGCCGGGCTGTCTCGGCCTCGATGCCATGTGGCAAATGGTCGGCTTTTACCTCGGCTGGATCGGTGGCGAAGGTCGTGGCCGCGCGCTCGGCCTCGGCGAGCTGAAGTTCTCCGGACAGGTGCTGCCGCACGCGCGCAAGGTTGTGTACAACATCGATATCAAGCGCGTGATGCGGTCAAAGCTCGTGCTTGGAATTGCCGACGGGTGGCTTTCCATGGACGACGAGATTATTTATCGCGCCAAGGATTTGAAGGTCGGATTGTTCAAGCAGGGCACGGCGCCATCTTGA
- a CDS encoding 2-hydroxyacid dehydrogenase produces the protein MSVKKKPLVVVTRKLPDSIETRMRELFDARLNLDDAPMTPEQIAEAARTADVLVPTVTDMIREDVINQPDCKLKMIANFGNGVDNIDVTAAHARGITVTNTPKVLTEDTADMTMALILAVPRRMIEGAAILTEGKQHWAGWSPTWMLGHRIGGKRLGIIGMGRIGQAVARRARAFGLQIHYHNRRPVAPMIADELGATYWESLDQMLARMDIISVNCPHTPATYHLLSARRLKLIRKEAYIVNTARGEVIDEDTLIKLIEAGDVGGAGLDVYEHEPAVNPKLVRLARAGKVTLLPHMGSATIEGRVEMGEKVIINIRTFLDAHKPPDRVLPSML, from the coding sequence ATGTCGGTGAAGAAAAAGCCTCTCGTCGTCGTCACCCGCAAGCTGCCGGACTCGATCGAGACCCGGATGCGCGAGCTGTTCGATGCCAGACTGAATCTCGACGACGCGCCGATGACGCCGGAGCAGATCGCCGAAGCGGCGAGGACCGCGGACGTGCTGGTGCCGACCGTGACCGACATGATCCGCGAGGACGTGATCAATCAGCCCGACTGCAAGCTGAAGATGATCGCCAATTTCGGCAACGGCGTCGACAATATCGACGTCACCGCCGCGCATGCCCGCGGCATCACGGTGACCAATACGCCGAAGGTGCTGACCGAGGACACCGCCGACATGACGATGGCGCTGATCCTTGCCGTGCCGCGCCGCATGATCGAAGGCGCCGCGATCCTGACCGAAGGCAAGCAACACTGGGCCGGCTGGTCGCCGACCTGGATGCTGGGCCACCGCATCGGGGGCAAGCGGCTCGGCATCATCGGCATGGGCCGCATCGGCCAGGCCGTGGCGCGCCGTGCCCGCGCCTTCGGCCTGCAGATCCACTATCACAACCGCCGTCCGGTGGCGCCCATGATCGCCGATGAATTGGGGGCGACCTATTGGGAAAGCCTCGACCAGATGTTGGCGCGGATGGACATCATCTCGGTGAACTGCCCGCACACGCCGGCCACCTATCACCTGCTCTCGGCGCGGCGGCTCAAGCTGATCCGGAAAGAAGCCTATATCGTCAACACCGCGCGCGGCGAGGTGATCGACGAGGACACGCTGATCAAGCTGATCGAAGCCGGCGATGTCGGCGGCGCGGGTCTCGACGTCTACGAGCACGAGCCCGCGGTGAACCCGAAACTGGTGCGGCTTGCCAGGGCCGGCAAGGTGACGCTGCTGCCGCATATGGGCTCGGCCACCATCGAAGGCCGCGTCGAAATGGGCGAGAAGGTGATCATCAACATCCGAACCTTCCTCGACGCCCACAAGCCGCCGGATCGCGTGCTGCCGAGCATGCTGTAG
- a CDS encoding SH3 domain-containing protein encodes MVWRFGSLVALVGSMLSASVIPGHSAKDLSPTTSGLPIPRYVSLKSDHVNVRAGPTKDNDVAWVYTRSGLPVEITAEFENWRRVRDSEGAEGWVYHSLLSGRRTAVVTMKNKDDLASLYDRPDATSAIAARLQAGVVAQVKKCANNWCRVTGNGFDGWIEQQRLWGVYADEKVD; translated from the coding sequence ATGGTCTGGCGTTTCGGTTCATTGGTGGCTCTGGTCGGGAGCATGCTGAGCGCGTCGGTCATCCCCGGACATTCCGCCAAGGATTTGAGCCCCACCACCAGCGGCCTGCCGATTCCGCGCTATGTCAGCCTGAAATCCGATCATGTGAACGTCCGGGCCGGCCCGACCAAGGACAATGACGTCGCCTGGGTCTACACGCGGTCGGGGCTGCCGGTCGAAATCACCGCCGAGTTCGAGAATTGGCGCCGGGTGCGCGATTCCGAAGGCGCCGAAGGCTGGGTCTATCACTCGCTGCTGTCCGGTCGCCGCACCGCGGTCGTCACGATGAAGAACAAGGACGACCTGGCCTCGCTGTACGATCGTCCCGACGCCACCAGCGCCATCGCCGCGCGCCTGCAGGCCGGCGTCGTCGCACAGGTCAAGAAATGCGCCAACAACTGGTGCCGGGTCACCGGCAACGGCTTCGACGGCTGGATCGAGCAGCAGCGCCTGTGGGGCGTCTACGCCGACGAGAAGGTGGACTGA
- the irrA gene encoding iron response transcriptional regulator IrrA — translation MNDEVPAVNDDAVHPAARGAGHHPALTGCPWHDVNEMLQSAGLRPTRQRMALGWLLFGKGARHLTAEMLYEEATLAKVPVSLATVYNTLNQLTDAGLLRQVSVDGTKTYFDTNVSTHHHFYLEHNHELVDIPDPNLVLSRMPNVPDGYEISRVDMVVRLRKKR, via the coding sequence ATGAACGACGAAGTACCGGCTGTGAACGATGATGCCGTGCACCCGGCTGCCCGGGGCGCTGGGCACCACCCTGCCCTGACCGGCTGTCCGTGGCATGACGTCAACGAGATGCTGCAGTCTGCCGGTCTCCGGCCGACCCGTCAGCGCATGGCGCTGGGTTGGCTGCTGTTCGGCAAGGGCGCCCGCCACCTGACCGCTGAAATGCTGTACGAGGAAGCCACGCTGGCCAAGGTTCCGGTGTCGCTGGCGACCGTCTACAACACGCTCAACCAGCTGACCGATGCCGGCCTGCTGCGCCAGGTCAGCGTCGACGGCACCAAGACCTATTTCGACACCAACGTGTCGACGCATCACCACTTCTATCTTGAGCACAATCACGAGCTGGTCGACATTCCCGACCCGAACCTCGTGCTGTCGAGGATGCCCAACGTGCCTGATGGCTACGAGATTTCCCGCGTCGACATGGTCGTGCGGCTGCGCAAGAAGCGCTGA
- the fabV gene encoding enoyl-ACP reductase FabV has product MIIEPRVRGFICTTAHPVGCATNVREQIAYVLKQGPVADCPKRVAVLGCSTGYGLASRIVATFAGGADTIGVSLEREPSEKRSASAGWYNNRAFEIEAEKIGRSPLTLEGDAFSDEMKKDFIERVREKFGQLDLLVYSMAAPVRTDPDTGKTYRSVIKPLGAPVEIKTLDTETGEVFQTTLEPANEDQTAATVAVMGGDDWKRWIDQLADVGVLAPGFRTLNYTYIGSELTWPIYWNGTLGRAKVDLDSKAEAIRVRLGPDAARVVALKAVVTQASSAIPVVPLYGTVLFKVMKQLGLHEGCIEQIDRLFRTRLGKGVELDDAQRIRVDDWELSPEVQTEVSRRWPLLTTETLGELADLGEYKSQFLRLFGFGIDGVDYTKDVDPRVVPG; this is encoded by the coding sequence ATGATTATTGAACCGCGCGTGCGAGGCTTCATCTGCACGACGGCACATCCCGTCGGCTGCGCCACGAATGTCCGCGAACAGATCGCCTACGTTCTCAAGCAGGGTCCGGTCGCTGACTGTCCGAAGCGGGTCGCCGTGCTGGGCTGCTCGACGGGCTACGGCCTCGCGAGCCGCATCGTGGCGACCTTCGCCGGCGGCGCTGATACGATCGGCGTATCGCTGGAGCGCGAACCGTCGGAAAAGAGGAGCGCCAGCGCCGGCTGGTACAACAACCGCGCCTTCGAGATCGAGGCCGAGAAGATCGGACGCTCGCCGCTCACGCTGGAGGGCGATGCCTTCTCCGACGAGATGAAGAAAGACTTCATCGAGCGTGTGCGCGAAAAATTCGGACAGCTCGACTTGCTGGTCTACAGCATGGCGGCGCCGGTCCGGACCGACCCCGACACCGGCAAGACCTATCGCTCGGTCATCAAGCCGCTGGGCGCGCCGGTCGAGATCAAGACGCTCGACACCGAGACCGGCGAGGTGTTCCAGACCACCCTCGAGCCTGCGAACGAGGATCAAACCGCGGCCACGGTTGCGGTGATGGGCGGCGATGACTGGAAGCGCTGGATCGACCAGCTCGCTGATGTCGGCGTGCTGGCGCCGGGCTTCCGGACGCTCAACTACACCTATATCGGCAGCGAGCTGACCTGGCCGATCTACTGGAACGGCACGCTCGGCCGCGCCAAGGTCGATCTCGACAGCAAGGCGGAAGCGATCCGGGTCCGGCTCGGTCCGGACGCCGCCCGCGTCGTCGCGCTGAAGGCCGTGGTTACCCAGGCGAGCTCGGCGATTCCGGTGGTGCCGCTCTATGGCACGGTGCTGTTCAAGGTGATGAAGCAGCTCGGGCTCCATGAGGGCTGCATCGAGCAGATCGACCGCCTGTTCCGCACCCGCCTTGGCAAGGGCGTCGAGCTCGACGATGCGCAGCGCATTCGGGTCGACGATTGGGAGCTTTCGCCCGAAGTGCAGACGGAAGTGTCGCGGCGCTGGCCGCTGCTCACCACCGAGACGCTCGGCGAGTTGGCGGATCTCGGCGAATACAAGAGCCAGTTCCTCCGCCTGTTCGGCTTCGGCATCGACGGCGTCGACTACACGAAGGACGTCGATCCGCGTGTCGTCCCGGGCTAG
- the fabB gene encoding beta-ketoacyl-ACP synthase I encodes MRRVVITGMGIVSSIGNNTQEVLASLYEARSGISRAEKAAELGFRSQVHGAPTLNPAEVIDRRAMRFLAEGAAWNHVAMEQAIRDSGLEENEVSNIRTGIIMGSGGPSTRTLVEAADIARAKGPKRVGPFAVPKGMSSTASATLATWFKIKGVNYSISSACATSNHCIGNAYETIQIGKQDIIFAGGCEELDWTLSVLFDAMGAMSSKYNDTPATASRPYDISRDGFVIAGGAGVVVLEELEHAKARGARIYGEVVGYGATSDGYDMVAPSGEGAERCMRMAMSTVDTPVDYINPHATSTPAGDPPEIEAIRKVFGTGDKCPPISATKALTGHSLGATGVQEAIYSLLMLNNGFICESAHITELDPVFADMPIVRKRIDNAKLNTVLSNSFGFGGTNATLVFRRLDA; translated from the coding sequence ATGAGGCGGGTTGTCATCACGGGGATGGGGATTGTCTCGTCCATCGGTAACAACACCCAGGAAGTGCTTGCGAGCCTCTACGAGGCAAGGTCGGGCATTTCGCGTGCGGAGAAGGCTGCCGAGCTCGGCTTCCGTTCGCAGGTGCACGGTGCGCCGACACTCAATCCCGCCGAGGTGATCGATCGCCGCGCGATGCGGTTCCTCGCCGAAGGTGCCGCGTGGAATCACGTCGCCATGGAGCAGGCGATCCGCGACTCCGGCCTCGAGGAGAACGAGGTCTCCAACATCCGCACCGGCATCATCATGGGATCCGGCGGACCGTCGACGCGCACGCTGGTGGAGGCCGCCGATATCGCGCGCGCCAAGGGCCCGAAGCGCGTTGGTCCGTTCGCTGTGCCGAAGGGAATGTCCTCGACCGCGTCGGCGACGCTCGCGACCTGGTTCAAGATCAAGGGTGTGAACTACTCGATCTCCTCGGCCTGCGCGACGTCGAACCATTGCATCGGCAATGCCTACGAGACGATCCAGATCGGCAAGCAGGACATCATTTTCGCCGGCGGCTGCGAGGAACTCGACTGGACGCTGTCGGTGCTGTTCGACGCCATGGGCGCCATGTCGTCGAAGTACAACGACACGCCGGCGACCGCCTCGCGTCCCTACGACATCAGCCGCGACGGTTTCGTGATCGCCGGCGGCGCGGGTGTCGTGGTGCTCGAAGAGCTCGAGCACGCCAAGGCACGCGGCGCGCGGATCTACGGTGAGGTCGTCGGCTACGGCGCAACCTCCGACGGATACGACATGGTGGCGCCGTCGGGCGAGGGCGCCGAGCGGTGCATGCGCATGGCGATGTCGACGGTGGACACGCCGGTCGACTACATCAATCCGCACGCCACCTCGACGCCGGCCGGCGATCCGCCGGAGATCGAAGCGATCCGCAAGGTGTTCGGTACCGGCGACAAGTGCCCGCCGATCTCGGCGACCAAGGCGCTGACCGGCCACTCGCTCGGCGCCACCGGCGTCCAGGAAGCGATCTACTCGCTGCTGATGCTGAACAACGGCTTCATCTGCGAAAGCGCGCATATCACCGAGCTCGATCCGGTGTTCGCCGACATGCCGATCGTGCGCAAGCGCATCGACAACGCCAAGCTCAATACCGTGTTGTCGAACTCGTTCGGCTTCGGCGGCACCAACGCCACGCTGGTATTCAGGCGGCTTGATGCCTGA
- a CDS encoding glutathione S-transferase family protein, which translates to MIKLYWSPRSRSFSAIWLLEESGLAYERVLTDISTGAQKSPEFLKINPMGKVPALTDGDAQFAEAAAICAYVADRYPETKLAPATNDPKRARYLQWLFFSPSCIEPALIQLFTKLEVPTSTAAWGSAAQVFDVLDAELQKGPWILGDQFSAADIAIGAGLNFAVHVFKMVPPRPSFEAYIDRCVARPAFQRAEKIAAG; encoded by the coding sequence ATGATCAAGCTGTACTGGTCGCCGCGCTCGCGCTCATTCTCCGCCATCTGGCTGTTGGAAGAATCCGGCCTGGCTTACGAACGGGTGCTGACCGATATCAGCACCGGCGCGCAGAAGTCGCCGGAGTTCCTCAAGATCAACCCGATGGGCAAGGTGCCGGCGTTGACCGACGGCGACGCCCAGTTCGCCGAGGCCGCCGCGATCTGCGCCTATGTCGCTGACCGCTATCCGGAGACGAAGCTCGCGCCGGCCACCAACGATCCGAAGCGCGCACGCTATCTGCAATGGCTGTTCTTCTCGCCGAGCTGCATCGAGCCGGCGCTGATCCAGCTCTTCACCAAGCTCGAGGTGCCGACCAGCACCGCGGCATGGGGCAGCGCGGCGCAGGTGTTCGACGTGCTCGATGCCGAGTTGCAGAAGGGGCCATGGATCCTCGGCGATCAGTTCTCCGCCGCCGACATCGCGATCGGCGCGGGACTGAACTTTGCGGTGCACGTGTTCAAGATGGTGCCGCCGCGGCCGTCATTTGAGGCCTATATCGACCGCTGCGTGGCGCGGCCCGCGTTCCAGCGCGCAGAGAAGATCGCGGCGGGGTAA